In the genome of Cryptococcus neoformans var. neoformans B-3501A chromosome 5, whole genome shotgun sequence, the window AGTTGCTGACGCCTGCTCAGCGGATATCGTCCCCCTTGAAAAGCGTGGAGCGTATCAAGGGCTTTTGGGATCTTCATGGGGCATAGCTGCGGTAATATTGACATCGTCTATACTATAACTGTGACTAATCAAAGTGCCTGCAGGTATTGGGTCCTCTGCTTGGCGGAGTTCTCACCGAAAAAGCATCTTGGTGAGTTTCTAGACAGCGAAATAAAAAAGGAAGTTCTCGATTAAGATAATGCAATCGCAGGAGATGGTGTTTCTGTAAGAGCATTGCTATATGTTTGACGATTGAACATTTGAACATTACTAATATCTCAATGAAGACATCAACCTTCCCACATGTGGACTTGCATTCGTGCTTCTCATATTTACTCTGAAACTTAATCCTACTCGCAAGCTTACATTCAAACAACTTTTAGCCACTTTCGACTTTGTAGGACTGTGAGTGCCGTGGTGTCAACTATCGTACAATTATAAGCTTACTAATCAATCGGTTACAGAGCTCTTTTACTCATTTCATGCGCTCTTCTTATTGTTGGCTTTTCCCGAGCAGCTGATTACGGCTTTGATACCCCAACTTCATACGGCATTATAATCGCAGGCGCTGTTGTTTTTGTCGCCGCTGTTGTCAACTTTTTAATGACCAAACGTAACGCTATCATACCCTCAAGAATGTTCAAGAACAGGACAACGCTATTTTTCCTCCTTGGATCGACCCTGCACGCCATCGCTTTCCTGCCTTCTAATTATTTACTTCCGCAAATGTTACAAGGAGTGGGATTTACATATTCCAGTCGTCACAATGGACTGACAATCATTACAGCTTCGAGGCGATACACCTCTTGAGTCAGGGGTTCACTTGTTACCCTATGCCCTTCTTGTCGCTTGGATGACTGTGGTCGGTAGGTCGATTTTATTACACCCTCAAGTCAATTTGCGCTAACTTGGCCCATCTCAGCTGGACAGATCAACTCTCGTCTCCGTATCATTCGTCCTGTTGTCTGGATAGGCTATGCGTTGGCTGCAATTGGATTTGGACTGTTTTATAAGTACTACACGGCTGATGTTTCCTACGCAACACAGGAGGGCTTGTTGGTCATTGCCTCCACTGGCATTGGGTTGAGccttcaatctcctctgCTAATTTTGCAAGCGGCTATGCCGCTCAAAGAGATGGCTGCTACTACGAGTGCTTTCTCCTTGACAAGGAGTATGGGGGGAAGTATTGGTGTGTCCAttatctttttttctcagAGTTGCTTCAAATTGAGTGTCGTATGATAGATCAGTACTGAACATATTTCCTAGGCTTGGCTGTTTTCACCGCAGTCTTGAATACCAACCTCCGTACTCGCTTCGCAAAGATTCCAGGATATGGGACTGAATTCACTGTGCCTAGGTCCGCCTCTGACTATGCCGCTCTTCAGAATTTGCCAGATGGAACAATGAAAGACCAAGTCATGACAGGGTTTGCAAATTCTTTTAGGCAATGCTGGATCATCGGTtgtgccttcttcttgggatCTCTTGTCGTGAGTTTTGCCGACATTGCCTGGTTCTCTAAATGGCCGACTGAACATTGCGCTCCTTCTAGTTAACCCTTTGGACCAAATCATATAGCACAAGGCGCTCTAAGCTCCAAGCAGGGCTTATTGAAGGGGAGGCCCAGGAACAAACAGACCTAGAAGCTCAGATTGAGGTACCCAGGAATGGGGATAGAACTACTGAACTCCCATTGACCGGATATTACACAGTCGACGAGTTCtctggggaagaagggaagcaAGGCGATCGCAGGATTCCAAAAGAATTAAGCTGAAAAGGTCTATCGATTGTTATACATTTATTTACTCATCCAGTATCGCATGAAGAGCGCCGATGGTAAGTTGGGCACTATATGCTACCGCTCTTCTCAATACAGTTAGGCGATCAGTTGAAAAAAGTACTTCCATTACCTCTTATACATGATTTACTCGCTGCTTAGATACGAATTACAAAGAATCGCCGCCAAAGATCGATAATTAACTCCATAATTCACAGCGTTCCCCACGCATTTTCTTTAACTGCTGTAGACAGGAGTCTCgcctttcctcccttcaGATAAGAGTACAACTGCGTATTTGCCAGAGATTTTCCATCCGGgttcctcctcgtcgagTTTCTCTCCAACGCCAGTTGGAATACCGACCACGACATCAGACTTGATCGTTCGGAGTGAGCAGACAGGAGGCGATCCAGCCTCTGAGGCCAAAGGACCAATAGCAATAGAGAACGGAGTATCCAAAGGAGCATGGCAGTCGTATGTAAGCTTGCGATGATTGAGATCACccttgaagatgacaagGTCTGATTCGGAAAGATACTGGAAGAGATCAGGTGCCTCAGAATGGAGGTCCCACTGACAGCATCTCCTGTCAATAATCATTCCGCAAATAAACAGAAAAGGGTCAAAGACTCACGAAAGTATATCCGGTACACCAGAATGGGTGAGCTATGAGTCAATTAGCTACTTGTTATCGCTTAGTTTCCTAGTTTCCTGATCGCACTCACCCTCGTACTTCCACTTGCCCTCTTTCTCGtacttcttccacctgTGACCAAGGGTCCTCAACGAGTCCATTTCGACGTCAGTAGCTTCTTCGAACAGATGACCGTAAACACAAGAGTTGAGGATCCTAAACTGCTGTCAATCACAAATGTCTACATCATAGCCATGGCCACGTACCAGTCCCAATCCTTTTTGGTAACGTCACTGACGAACCAGGGGATCTTTTTGCCGTGGAAGATTACCTGACTGCAAATGCCACTTTGGATGAGCCAATCGGCGTAGACCATGTCGCAATACAGCTCGAAGCCAGCATTGTCTAACACAAAATCGATACGGCCTCCCTTCAAAGTAGCAACGTAATTTGCAAGTTTATGAAGATCATTGCCCAGGATATTCTTCTCAGTGGCCGCAAGATGGTCACCGCCAGTTGACTGCAGTTTTTTAATA includes:
- a CDS encoding hypothetical protein (HMMPfam hit to DUF89, Protein of unknown function DUF89, score: 302.9, E(): 4.7e-88) — protein: MSNESGTNKSHPSAKAPQKTVLNLGNLPPKPKANELRQNANQYPRTPSRVNPNQPPWPAYRGYHEYSFAHATMGVRLPTILGKAIDDVWKSVNQEYDEDRIVDLVNCIGRMEHLMGDLQGNSKLRPIIDDGAGDIALWNKEIAKFFRGKDFMNAPWLFAEAYKYRRLRECFSLSKYFVEYDVFFRQKCDTFSRSNQAVFELSQRFSESQTIDANLSEEEQLEKKKLLFLELTQVCLWGNSTDLSLLIDMTEDDIKKLQSTGGDHLAATEKNILGNDLHKLANYVATLKGGRIDFVLDNAGFELYCDMVYADWLIQSGICSQVIFHGKKIPWFVSDVTKKDWDWILNSCVYGHLFEEATDVEMDSLRTLGHRWKKYEKEGKWKYEAHPFWCTGYTFWDLHSEAPDLFQYLSESDLVIFKGDLNHRKLTYDCHAPLDTPFSIAIGPLASEAGSPPVCSLRTIKSDVVVGIPTGVGEKLDEEEPGWKISGKYAVVLLSEGRKGETPVYSS